The genomic DNA GCCTGCTGATCATCGACGAGGCGCACGAGCTGGTGAACCGGGTCACCGGCGCCGCCACCGCCGAACTCACCGTCAACGCCGTCAACCGGGCGGTGCGGCGTGCCGCCAAGCTCGCCAACGAGAAGTCCGTCGACGCGCTGCAGGCCGCCGCCGAGAACTTCCACGGCCTGATGGAGACGGCGCAGGCGGGGCGGCTGGAGGAGCTCCCCGAGTACCTGGCGTACGCGGTCGCCGGCATCCGGGACGCCAGCCGGCAGGTGATCACCTCGCTCGGCGAGACCCGGGACAAGGGCCTCACCGACGAGGACGCCGTCCGCAAGCAGGCCATGGCCTCCGCGGAGACCCTGCACGAGACCGCCGACCGGCTGCTCTCCGAGTCCGAGTGGGACGTCATCTGGGTCGAGCGCAGCGACCGCTTCGGGATGGGCACCGCCTCGCTGCGGGTCGCCCCGCTCAGCGTCTCCGGCCTGCTCCGGGAGAACCTCTACAAGGAGCGGTCGGTCGTCCTCACCTCCGCCACCCTCAAGCTCGGCGGCGACTTCAACGGCGTCGCCGCCTCGCTCGGCCTGCCCGGCGAGAGCCGGCTGCCCGATGTGCGGAGTCCGGCCGAGCCCGAGGTGGAGGTCGGCGAGGACGCGCCGCCGTACTGGCGCGGCATCGACGTCGGCTCCCCGTTCAGCTACCCCAAGCAGGGCATCCTGTACGTCGCCAAGCACCTCGCCGACCCCGGCCGCGACCCCGAACGGCCGGACATGCTCGACGAGCTGACCGAACTGATCGGCGCGGCGGGCGGGCGGACGCTCGGGCTGTTCTCCTCCATGCGGGGCGCGCAGGCCGCTGCGGAGGCGCTCAGGGAGCGGCTGGACAACCGGATCCTGCTCCAGGGCGAGGACACCCTCGGCGAGCTGATCCGCGAGTTCGCCTTCGACGCGAGCACCTGCCTGTTCGGCACGCTCTCGCTGTGGCAGGGCGTCGACGTGCCCGGCTCCGCGTGCCAGCTGGTGGTGATGGACCGGATCCCGTTCCCGCGGCCGGACGACCCGCTGATGAGCGCCCGCCAGAAGGACGTCGAACAGCGGGGCGGCAACGGCTTCATGGCCGTCGCCGCGACGCACGCCGCGCTGCTGATGGCCCAGGGCGCGGGGCGGCTCGTCCGCGCGGCGGACGACCGCGGGGTGGTCGCGGTGCTCGACCCGCGGGTGGAGACCAAGCGGTACGGCGGGTTCTTCCGGTCGTCGATGCCCAACTTCTGGTACACGACGGACCGCAACCAGGTCCGGCGGTCGCTGGCGGCGATCGACGCGAGCGCGCCGCCCGTGAAGCCCCGATAGGGACGGGCAGGGGCGCGAGGAACTGCGCGCCCCTGTCTTCCGTCTCAGAGCCGGCGCAGGACGGCGACGACCTTGCCGAGGATGGTCGCGTTGTCGCCCGGAATGGGCTCGTACGCCGGGTTGTGCGGCATCAGCCAGATCTTGCCGTCCTCGCGCTTGAGGCGCTTGACGGTCGCCTCGCCGTCGATCATCGCCGCGACGATGTCGCCGTTCTCCGCGACGGGCTGGCGGCGGACCGTCACCCAGTCTCCGTCACAGATGGCGGCCTCGATCATCGAGTCGCCCTTGACGGTGAGCGCGAACAGCTCGCCCTCGCCGACCAGCTGACGGGGGAGCGGGAAGACGTCCTCGACGGTCTGCTCGGCGAGGATCGGCCCACCGGCGGCGATCCGGCCGACCAGCGGCACGTACGAGGTGGAGGGGCGGCCGGCGGTCTCGGCGGTGTTCGGCCGGGCGACCTCGACGCCGCGGACCTCGTACGCGCGCGGCCGGTGCGGGTCGCGCCGCAGGAAGCCCTTGCGCTCCAGCGCCATCAGCTGGTGCGCCACCGAGGAGGTGGAGGAGAGCCCGACGGCCTGGCCGATCTCGCGCATGGACGGCGGGTAGCCGCGCCGCTGGACGGAGTCCCTGATGACCTCGATGACCCGGCGCTGGCGCTCCGTCAGGCCGGCCTCGTCGGTGCGGATGCCCGGGGGGCGGCCGGGGAGGGCACGGACGACGGGGGTGGACACGCCGAGGTCGACGTCGTCGATCGGCTGGCTTCGGCTCATGGTCTGGTCCATGCTCTCCTGGTCAGTGGTGCGCGCGGAACGCTCCTGCACCGGGATGGCGGTTTTGGCTTCGACGTTGATCGCGGTCATGGCGGCCCTCGATTCGACAGGTGCTGTTTCTCCCTGCCAACTCAACGGGCCTCCTTTCGAAAGGTTGCGCCAAACACACGTTCGAGTGAATTTATTCGAGTTTGCTCGCCGCGATCAAGGTCTCGGGTGTACATCGCTCTAATGTTCGACTCGGACAGTCTATTCGGCGCCCTCGGAGAATTTCGACCCGATCCGGCGCGTCGGGTGTCGCTCACCAGATCTTGTGGCTACTGTCCTCGGTCGGGGCTACAGGTTGTGGTCCGGTAGAGTGTTCCGAGTCCGATGTCTTGCCGCAGGGAGGGAGTCCCAGGTGCACTGCCCCTTCTGCCGGCACCCGGACAGCCGGGTCGTCGACAGTCGCGCGAGCGACGACGGAAGCTCGATCCGGCGCCGTCGCCAGTGCCCCGACTGCAGCCGACGCTTCACCACGGTGGAGACCGCCACCCTGATGGTGATCAAGCGCAGCGGCGTCACCGAGCCGTTCAGCCGCGAAAAGGTGATCTCCGGTGTCCGCAAGGCCTGCCAGGGCCGCCCGGTCACCGAGGACGCGCTCGCGCAGCTCGGTCAGCGGGTCGAGGAGTGCGTCCGCGCCAGCGGCAGCGCCGAACTGTCGACCCACGATGTCGGTCTGGCCATACTCGGCCCCCTGAAGGAGCTGGACGTCGTCGCGTACCTGAGGTTCGCGTCCGTCTACCGGGCCTTCGACAACCTCGAGGACTTCGAGGCTGCCATCGCGGAACTCCGCGCCGGGCAGCCCCTCGCCGCGGAGGAGGGCACCCCGGTGCCGATCCCCGCCGCCGCGCGCTGATCTTCACGGCGCGCGCCCACCCGTAACACACCGTGCACGGCGGCCTGGCTCTCGGCTGCCCGCACGCCCGTAGGAGAACCAGCCGGTGCCCGGACTTTTCAGGGCGCTTCGGGCGTTTGCCCATGAGGAGGAGAACGCAGTGACTGAGACGACGAGCGGTTCCGCACGCAGCTCGAAGTCGGACAAGACCGTCAAGGGCGCCGGCAAGGCGCCCAAGGGCGGCCTGCGGCTGGAGCGCATCTACACCACCCCCGGCGTCCACCCGTACGACGCGGTCACCTGGGAGCGGCGCGACGTCGTCATGACCAACTGGCGCGACGGCTCGATCAACTTCGAGCAGCGCGGGGTCGAGTTCCCGGACTTCTGGTCGGTCAACGCGGTCAACATCGTCACCTCGAAGTACTTCCGCGGCGCGGTCGGCACCCCGCAGCGCGAGTGGAGCCTGAAGCAGATCATCGACCGCGTGGTGCTCACCTACCGCGCCGCCGGCGAGAAGCACGGCTACTTCGCCACCGCGGACGACGCCGAGATCTTCGAGCACGAGCTGACCCACGCCCTCCTCCACCAGGTGTTCAGCTTCAACTCGCCGGTCTGGTTCAACGTCGGCACCAAGCAGCCCCAGCAGGTCTCCGCCTGCTTCATCCTGGCCGTCGACGACTCCATGGAGTCGATCCTCGACTGGTACAAGGAAGAGGGCATGATCTTCAAGGGCGGCTCCGGCGCCGGCCTCAACCTCTCCCGGATCCGCTCCTCCAAGGAAC from Kitasatospora terrestris includes the following:
- the nrdR gene encoding transcriptional regulator NrdR, with the translated sequence MHCPFCRHPDSRVVDSRASDDGSSIRRRRQCPDCSRRFTTVETATLMVIKRSGVTEPFSREKVISGVRKACQGRPVTEDALAQLGQRVEECVRASGSAELSTHDVGLAILGPLKELDVVAYLRFASVYRAFDNLEDFEAAIAELRAGQPLAAEEGTPVPIPAAAR
- a CDS encoding ATP-dependent DNA helicase, which produces MTNDSASPPPDDDAPAAVPASRIPELLHAAVTAVGGVERPGQITMAEAVAAAVDNDEHLLVQAGTGTGKSLAYLVPALAHGDRVVVATATLALQRQLVERDLPRTVDALHPVLRRRPLYAMLKGRSNYLCLHRANEGTPSDEGEGLFDPVEVMGGPTGKLGQDVLRLRDWADETETGDRDDLSPGVSDKAWAQLAVTSKECLGASRCAYGQECFAEKAREKAKLADVVVTNHAMLAIDAIEGAPVLPEHGLLIIDEAHELVNRVTGAATAELTVNAVNRAVRRAAKLANEKSVDALQAAAENFHGLMETAQAGRLEELPEYLAYAVAGIRDASRQVITSLGETRDKGLTDEDAVRKQAMASAETLHETADRLLSESEWDVIWVERSDRFGMGTASLRVAPLSVSGLLRENLYKERSVVLTSATLKLGGDFNGVAASLGLPGESRLPDVRSPAEPEVEVGEDAPPYWRGIDVGSPFSYPKQGILYVAKHLADPGRDPERPDMLDELTELIGAAGGRTLGLFSSMRGAQAAAEALRERLDNRILLQGEDTLGELIREFAFDASTCLFGTLSLWQGVDVPGSACQLVVMDRIPFPRPDDPLMSARQKDVEQRGGNGFMAVAATHAALLMAQGAGRLVRAADDRGVVAVLDPRVETKRYGGFFRSSMPNFWYTTDRNQVRRSLAAIDASAPPVKPR